Proteins from a genomic interval of Luteibacter pinisoli:
- a CDS encoding YciI family protein, whose translation MYYAITGIDHPNSLDNRLAVRPAHVARLSALKEEGRLKLAGPFPAIDAEDPGAAGFTGSLIVAEFESLEAAQAWADADPYIAAGVYKEVSVRPLRVVLP comes from the coding sequence ATGTATTACGCCATCACCGGTATCGATCACCCGAACTCGCTGGACAACCGCCTCGCGGTGCGCCCGGCGCACGTCGCCCGCCTGTCGGCGCTGAAGGAAGAGGGCCGCCTGAAGCTGGCCGGCCCGTTCCCGGCCATCGACGCGGAAGATCCGGGCGCCGCCGGCTTCACCGGCAGCCTCATCGTCGCCGAGTTCGAAAGCCTGGAGGCCGCCCAGGCCTGGGCCGACGCGGATCCGTACATCGCCGCCGGGGTCTATAAGGAAGTGTCGGTCCGCCCGCTGCGCGTCGTCCTGCCGTGA
- a CDS encoding BolA family protein: protein MTVEKVERIRQRLTAALAPVLLEVIDEGHKHAGHAGEGKGHFFARIVSPAFAGKNPIQRHRMVYEALGDMMPDGIHALSIDAKAPGE from the coding sequence GTGACCGTCGAGAAAGTCGAGCGGATCCGCCAGCGGCTGACCGCGGCCCTGGCCCCGGTGCTGCTGGAGGTGATCGACGAAGGCCACAAGCACGCCGGGCACGCGGGCGAGGGCAAGGGCCACTTCTTCGCCCGGATCGTCAGCCCGGCCTTTGCCGGGAAAAACCCGATCCAGCGCCACCGGATGGTCTACGAGGCGCTCGGCGACATGATGCCTGACGGCATCCACGCCCTGTCGATTGATGCGAAAGCGCCCGGCGAATAA
- the smc gene encoding chromosome segregation protein SMC: protein MRLTTIKLAGFKSFVDPTTLHLPTNMTGVVGPNGCGKSNIIDAIRWVMGESAASRLRGDSLTDVIFSGSSARKPVGQATVELIFDNGDGTIQGEYASFAEISVKRIVSRDGQSSYHLNGARCRRRDITDLFLGTGLGPRSYSIIEQGMISQIIEAAPEELRTHLEEAAGISKYKERRKETESRIKSTRENLDRVRDVRDEVEKQLDHLNRQARAAERWKGFKEEQTRREAELRALEYRTLDRQRQGESSGLGEYELEIEKHTASQRQVEAQLETVRERHHGANEHLNQVQAEVYKVGAEIARVEQQVRHNRDLAERLTRSRTDTERELAELQGHIGTDREQVETLRMALAEGEPKLESLQQIQDETGEAQRATETRLADWQQRWDTHTRGASESTRAAEVERTKLAYLDRQAVDLARRREALETEQRATDVAALDAASEQLDIEHDTQRERVEQLGGVLDQHKVAYERVLDDERQVQSALNDARQQLQTARGRQASLEALQTAALGQEESAATGWLKRLGLADARRLGESLQVDAGYESAVETVLAGVLDGVLVEAPAALVPEFDGLGEADVALFASEKGGPGAAGTLAAVVRGPAAAVALLASVFVADSVEDAAARAKTLSAGQSVITRDGAWMGPGWARILRAQGNQVGVLARERDIRQLAEQIESLEALIEERTEQLEELRTRKFETERLRDDAQRDLYAAHRRLSELAGQLQSHRGKMETARARAEKVGGEISTLVEQLDELEGQTREARARLDEAVGHMGDREDERRGLENERRDLLEAREEARMNARDAADQAHQLALSMESKRAALSSLEQALSRLDNQLRQVTMRLEEIEEQLAAGSDPIVELESERQTYLDQRLLVDKQLVEARRAVEDCDAEFRRLEQERQRIEQLLGKVRESVAEKRLAAQALQLRAEQLAQAIAASGLELEALLAELAEDAEPSMWQTQLVDLAQKIARLEPVNLAAIQEHAEQSQRKEYLDAQLTDLASALETLEGAIKKIDRETRQRFKETFDRVNAGVQELFPRLFGGGHAYLELTGEDLLDTGVAIMARPPGKRVSNINLLSGGEKALTAVSLVFAIFGLNPAPFCLLDEVDAPLDEANVGRFSAMVREMSEKVQFIFVSHNKATMEAAHQLCGVTMREPGVSRLVQVDLAEASKLAGVA, encoded by the coding sequence ATGCGTCTGACCACGATCAAGCTGGCGGGTTTCAAGTCTTTCGTGGACCCGACCACGCTGCACCTGCCCACCAACATGACCGGCGTCGTTGGCCCCAACGGCTGTGGCAAGTCGAACATCATCGACGCCATCCGCTGGGTGATGGGCGAATCCGCGGCCAGCCGCCTGCGTGGCGACTCCCTCACCGACGTGATCTTCTCTGGCTCCAGCGCCCGCAAGCCGGTGGGCCAGGCGACGGTGGAGCTCATCTTCGATAACGGCGACGGCACGATCCAGGGCGAGTACGCCAGCTTCGCCGAGATCTCGGTCAAGCGCATCGTCAGCCGCGACGGCCAGTCCTCGTACCACCTCAACGGCGCGCGCTGCCGCCGCCGCGACATTACCGACCTGTTCCTCGGCACCGGCCTGGGCCCGCGTTCCTACTCGATCATCGAGCAGGGCATGATCAGCCAGATCATCGAGGCGGCCCCGGAAGAACTGCGCACCCACCTGGAGGAAGCCGCCGGCATCTCCAAGTACAAGGAGCGCCGCAAGGAAACCGAGAGCCGGATCAAGTCCACCCGCGAAAACCTCGACCGTGTCCGCGACGTGCGCGACGAGGTGGAAAAGCAGCTGGACCACCTGAACCGCCAGGCCCGCGCCGCCGAACGCTGGAAGGGCTTCAAGGAAGAACAGACCCGCCGCGAGGCCGAGCTGCGCGCCCTCGAATACCGCACGCTGGACCGCCAGCGCCAGGGCGAAAGCTCCGGCTTGGGCGAGTACGAACTCGAGATCGAAAAGCACACCGCCTCGCAGCGCCAGGTGGAAGCGCAGCTGGAGACGGTGCGCGAGCGCCACCATGGCGCCAACGAACACCTGAACCAGGTGCAGGCCGAGGTGTACAAGGTCGGCGCCGAGATTGCCCGCGTCGAGCAGCAGGTGCGCCACAACCGCGACCTGGCCGAACGGCTCACCCGCTCGCGCACGGATACCGAGCGCGAGCTGGCCGAGCTGCAGGGCCATATCGGCACGGACCGCGAGCAGGTGGAAACCCTGCGCATGGCCCTGGCCGAAGGCGAGCCGAAGCTCGAATCGCTGCAGCAGATCCAGGACGAGACCGGTGAAGCGCAGCGCGCCACCGAAACGCGCCTGGCCGACTGGCAGCAGCGCTGGGATACCCATACCCGTGGCGCCTCCGAATCCACGCGCGCCGCGGAAGTGGAGCGCACCAAGCTGGCCTACCTCGACCGCCAGGCCGTCGACCTGGCCCGTCGTCGCGAAGCGCTGGAAACCGAGCAGCGGGCCACCGACGTCGCCGCGCTCGACGCGGCGTCCGAACAGCTCGATATCGAACATGACACGCAGCGCGAGCGCGTTGAGCAGCTCGGCGGCGTGCTGGACCAGCACAAGGTGGCCTACGAGCGCGTGCTCGACGACGAGCGCCAGGTGCAGTCGGCGCTGAACGATGCCCGCCAGCAGCTGCAGACCGCCCGCGGCCGCCAGGCCTCGCTGGAAGCCCTGCAGACCGCCGCGCTGGGCCAGGAAGAATCCGCCGCCACCGGCTGGCTGAAGCGCCTGGGCCTGGCCGATGCGCGCCGCCTCGGCGAATCGCTGCAGGTGGATGCCGGCTACGAATCCGCCGTGGAAACGGTGCTCGCCGGCGTGCTCGATGGCGTGCTCGTCGAGGCACCCGCCGCCCTCGTGCCCGAGTTCGATGGTCTCGGCGAAGCCGATGTTGCCTTGTTCGCCAGCGAGAAGGGCGGCCCCGGTGCCGCCGGCACGCTGGCGGCCGTCGTGCGCGGCCCCGCGGCCGCTGTCGCCTTGCTCGCCAGCGTCTTCGTCGCCGACTCGGTGGAAGACGCCGCGGCACGGGCAAAGACGCTTTCGGCCGGCCAGTCCGTCATTACCCGTGATGGCGCATGGATGGGCCCGGGCTGGGCCCGCATCCTGCGTGCGCAAGGCAACCAGGTGGGCGTGCTCGCCCGCGAGCGGGACATCCGCCAGCTGGCCGAACAGATCGAAAGCCTCGAGGCGCTGATCGAAGAGCGCACCGAGCAGCTCGAGGAACTGCGCACCCGCAAGTTCGAAACCGAGCGCCTGCGTGACGATGCCCAGCGCGATCTTTACGCCGCGCATCGCCGTCTTTCCGAACTCGCCGGCCAGTTGCAGAGCCACCGCGGCAAGATGGAAACCGCGCGCGCCCGTGCCGAGAAAGTCGGTGGCGAAATCAGCACGCTGGTGGAGCAGCTCGACGAACTCGAGGGCCAGACCCGCGAAGCCCGTGCCCGACTCGATGAAGCGGTGGGCCACATGGGCGATCGCGAAGACGAGCGCCGCGGCCTGGAAAACGAGCGCCGCGACCTGCTCGAAGCGCGCGAAGAAGCCCGCATGAACGCCCGCGACGCCGCCGACCAGGCGCACCAGCTGGCACTGAGCATGGAATCCAAGCGCGCCGCGCTGAGTTCGCTGGAGCAGGCGCTGTCGCGACTGGATAACCAGCTGCGCCAGGTGACCATGCGCCTGGAAGAAATCGAAGAGCAGCTCGCCGCGGGTTCCGATCCGATCGTCGAGCTCGAATCCGAACGCCAGACCTATCTCGACCAGCGCCTGCTGGTGGACAAGCAGCTGGTGGAGGCACGCCGCGCGGTGGAAGACTGCGATGCGGAGTTCCGCCGCCTCGAGCAGGAACGCCAGCGCATCGAACAACTGCTGGGCAAGGTGCGCGAGAGCGTGGCCGAGAAGCGCCTCGCCGCGCAGGCCCTGCAGCTGCGTGCGGAACAGCTCGCCCAGGCCATCGCCGCCTCCGGCCTTGAGCTCGAAGCGCTGCTGGCCGAGCTGGCCGAAGATGCCGAGCCCTCCATGTGGCAGACCCAGCTCGTGGATCTCGCGCAGAAGATCGCGCGCCTGGAGCCGGTGAACCTTGCCGCCATCCAGGAACACGCCGAGCAGTCGCAGCGCAAGGAATACCTCGACGCCCAGCTCACCGACCTGGCCAGCGCGCTGGAAACACTGGAAGGCGCGATCAAGAAGATCGACCGCGAGACCCGCCAGCGCTTCAAGGAAACCTTCGACCGCGTGAACGCCGGCGTGCAGGAGCTGTTCCCGCGCCTGTTTGGCGGTGGCCATGCGTACCTGGAGCTCACCGGCGAAGACCTGCTCGACACCGGCGTGGCCATCATGGCGCGCCCGCCGGGCAAACGCGTGTCCAACATCAACCTGTTGTCCGGCGGCGAGAAGGCGCTCACTGCCGTATCACTCGTTTTCGCTATCTTCGGCCTGAATCCCGCGCCGTTCTGCCTGCTCGACGAGGTGGACGCACCGCTGGACGAGGCCAACGTGGGCCGCTTCTCGGCGATGGTCCGCGAGATGAGCGAAAAGGTGCAATTCATCTTCGTCAGCCATAACAAGGCGACGATGGAGGCCGCGCACCAGCTGTGTGGCGTTACCATGCGCGAACCGGGCGTGTCGCGTCTCGTCCAGGTGGACCTGGCCGAGGCATCCAAGCTCGCCGGCGTTGCCTGA
- the zipA gene encoding cell division protein ZipA has product MNPAIGLAWNPAVGIPMLFVGVVVLVLLWLFGQPRKEQGRRKPMPEQPERARERREPVFGDNPPAEDDGLSFSARDERFEPRDEVIDPRDDDANDPLFRPATKQGELDVDLRAELERLGASLAGERHQAAAPAEPAEPVQRPGQRTEPKLDLDLPFDLGEPVHTRQATPAPAPEPVARAAAPAPAPAPAPAPTPAPPPKAPPRSDLGRRPGNLPVERIVSLYVVSREGQRFQGSDLVVAAEKAGLEFGDMGIYHRLVDGHPEKGPIFSVANLVKPGNFDMARIATTQTPGLSFFMALPGPVNALDAWDTMLPTAQRLAELLDGLVLDEERNALGRQRIAHIRDELRGWDRGHEGEEIKFGQ; this is encoded by the coding sequence ATGAATCCCGCCATCGGCCTCGCCTGGAACCCCGCCGTCGGCATCCCGATGCTCTTTGTCGGCGTCGTCGTGCTCGTGCTGCTCTGGCTTTTCGGCCAGCCGCGCAAGGAGCAGGGCCGCCGCAAACCGATGCCCGAACAGCCCGAGCGCGCCCGTGAGCGCCGCGAGCCGGTGTTCGGCGATAACCCGCCGGCGGAGGACGATGGCCTCTCGTTCAGCGCCCGCGACGAGCGCTTCGAGCCGCGTGACGAGGTGATCGACCCGCGCGACGACGACGCCAACGACCCGCTGTTCCGTCCGGCGACGAAGCAGGGCGAGCTGGACGTGGACCTGCGCGCCGAACTCGAGCGCCTCGGTGCATCGCTGGCGGGCGAGCGCCACCAGGCCGCCGCCCCCGCGGAACCGGCCGAGCCGGTGCAGCGCCCGGGCCAGCGCACCGAGCCGAAGCTCGACCTGGACCTGCCGTTCGACCTGGGCGAGCCCGTGCACACCCGCCAGGCCACCCCGGCGCCTGCGCCGGAACCCGTCGCGCGCGCAGCTGCTCCGGCGCCCGCACCGGCTCCGGCCCCTGCGCCCACGCCGGCACCGCCGCCGAAAGCCCCGCCGCGCTCGGACCTCGGCCGCCGCCCGGGCAACCTGCCGGTGGAACGCATCGTCAGCCTTTACGTCGTCTCGCGCGAAGGCCAGCGCTTCCAGGGTTCGGACCTGGTGGTCGCCGCCGAGAAGGCCGGCCTCGAATTCGGTGACATGGGCATCTACCACCGCCTGGTGGACGGCCATCCGGAAAAGGGCCCGATCTTCAGCGTGGCCAACCTGGTGAAGCCGGGTAATTTCGACATGGCCCGCATCGCCACCACGCAGACCCCCGGCCTGTCGTTCTTCATGGCCCTGCCGGGCCCGGTGAACGCGCTGGATGCGTGGGACACGATGCTGCCGACCGCGCAGCGCCTTGCCGAGCTGCTGGATGGCCTGGTCCTGGACGAGGAGCGCAATGCGCTTGGCCGCCAGCGCATCGCCCATATCCGCGATGAATTGCGTGGCTGGGATCGCGGGCACGAAGGCGAAGAGATCAAGTTCGGCCAGTAA
- a CDS encoding maltotransferase domain-containing protein, with protein MRAPFCIYYLHPLLAGPLTGWNAWIDHAAELGFRQLLIAPPFETSPAGDVFVTRDFDRLNPALAADGDAATRLDQIAKACRARNLELWLDLPLDELASDAPVRAQNPTWFRAVATEHGTPDPRWTPSESDSARWRLNDPDVAEAATQWWVDRLRRWAKAGVLGFRVMHPQRLGASLWKTLIDAVHVDAPGVGFVAWTPGSSPDEIAALAGAGFDAVVNSSAWWDFRAPWFAEEAARLQAVAPALACTEEPFATRLGDELGEENQLDHAYRRAIAFAATAPAGWLMPMGFEYAAHDALDPRRGTPLTPKDLASHAAANLSDAVKAANKAVGEDVPGAPLITSHGGVSTFLTVDGADPRTAAHATLTLVNASLDREVCVSAGEALAGAASHFMPWTTPDGRKVFDQGDSVVLDPGAVLTLSGTPGSPVRRKLGAALQKEALGAATKAPRVVIESVQPTVDAGEFPVKRVVGQPVTVTADIYADGHDVLAARLRYRAQDEKAWREVVMTPVNNDIHTATFTPTRMGRHEFVVEAWRDPYGSYHHELEVKHAAGVSVTLELEEGRLLVEARAKEAAGPKAKALRSLAAAVAKAEGAERVELLLADSTVELMSATDPRVRATLSDAFTVEVDRREAMFASWYELFPRSMTDDKAKHGTFRNTIARLPAVRDMGFDVLYFPPIHPIGTSFRKGPNNTLTPGPGDPGSPYAIGSPDGGHDAIHPQLGTLEDFRALRDAAHEHGLELALDFAIQCSQDHPWLKEHPEWFDWRPDGSIKYAENPPKKYQDIVNVDFYADGAIPSLWTALCDVVLFWAGEGVRTFRVDNPHTKPFPFWEWMIARVRGKYPDALFLSEAFTRPKPMYRLAKVGFSQSYTYFTWRNSKQEFIDYLTELTTTAPKDFFRPNFFVNTPDIDPYFLQTSGRPGFLIRAALATTLSGLWGMYSGFEICEAAPMPGKEEYLDSEKYEIRVRDFNAPGNIVAEITALNHIRRAHPALQSHLGVRFLPANNDQVLFFEKRSGDDVVLVAISMDPHNAQAADLTLPLGDWGYGPGDTLDIHDLLLTQPIAWRGPDQHVWLGLGQPYAIWHVRLPGV; from the coding sequence ATGCGTGCGCCTTTCTGCATCTATTACCTGCATCCACTGCTAGCCGGTCCGCTGACGGGCTGGAATGCATGGATTGACCACGCTGCGGAACTCGGCTTCCGCCAATTGCTGATCGCGCCGCCTTTTGAAACATCACCCGCGGGTGATGTTTTCGTCACGCGGGATTTCGATCGTCTCAACCCGGCGCTCGCTGCGGATGGCGATGCGGCGACGCGGCTGGACCAGATCGCCAAGGCGTGCCGCGCACGCAATCTCGAACTGTGGCTCGACCTGCCGCTGGATGAACTTGCCTCGGACGCGCCGGTGCGCGCGCAGAACCCGACGTGGTTCCGTGCCGTGGCGACCGAGCACGGCACGCCGGATCCACGCTGGACGCCCAGCGAAAGCGATAGCGCGCGCTGGCGCCTCAACGATCCTGACGTTGCCGAGGCCGCCACGCAGTGGTGGGTGGATCGCCTGCGCCGTTGGGCGAAGGCGGGCGTGCTCGGCTTCCGCGTGATGCATCCACAGCGCCTCGGCGCCTCGCTCTGGAAGACGCTGATCGATGCCGTGCACGTGGATGCACCGGGCGTGGGCTTTGTCGCATGGACGCCGGGCAGCTCGCCCGACGAGATCGCCGCGCTTGCCGGCGCGGGCTTCGATGCGGTCGTGAACTCGTCGGCGTGGTGGGATTTTCGCGCGCCCTGGTTCGCCGAGGAGGCCGCACGCCTGCAGGCCGTGGCGCCGGCACTGGCCTGCACGGAAGAACCCTTTGCCACGCGCCTGGGTGACGAACTGGGCGAAGAAAACCAGCTCGACCACGCGTACCGTCGTGCCATCGCCTTCGCGGCCACGGCGCCCGCCGGCTGGTTGATGCCCATGGGCTTCGAATACGCCGCGCACGACGCGCTCGATCCGCGCCGCGGTACACCGCTCACGCCGAAGGATCTTGCGAGCCACGCGGCGGCCAATCTTAGCGACGCCGTCAAGGCGGCGAACAAGGCGGTCGGCGAAGACGTGCCTGGCGCGCCGCTGATCACCTCGCACGGCGGTGTATCCACCTTCCTTACCGTGGACGGCGCGGATCCGCGCACGGCCGCGCACGCGACGCTGACGCTGGTGAACGCCTCGCTCGATCGCGAGGTGTGCGTGTCCGCAGGCGAAGCGCTCGCGGGCGCCGCCAGTCACTTCATGCCCTGGACAACACCCGACGGGCGCAAGGTATTCGACCAGGGAGATAGCGTGGTTCTTGATCCAGGTGCGGTTCTTACCCTTAGTGGGACGCCGGGTAGCCCGGTGCGACGCAAACTCGGTGCAGCGCTGCAAAAGGAAGCGCTCGGCGCGGCCACGAAGGCGCCGCGCGTCGTGATCGAAAGCGTGCAGCCCACGGTCGACGCCGGCGAATTCCCGGTGAAGCGCGTGGTCGGCCAGCCGGTAACGGTGACGGCCGACATCTATGCCGATGGCCACGACGTGCTCGCCGCGCGCCTGCGCTATCGCGCCCAGGATGAAAAGGCCTGGCGCGAAGTGGTGATGACGCCCGTCAACAACGACATCCACACCGCCACGTTCACGCCGACGCGCATGGGCCGGCACGAGTTCGTCGTCGAAGCGTGGCGCGATCCCTATGGCAGCTATCACCACGAACTGGAAGTGAAGCACGCTGCGGGCGTGTCGGTGACGCTGGAGCTGGAAGAGGGCCGCCTGCTCGTGGAAGCACGGGCGAAAGAGGCCGCGGGCCCGAAGGCCAAGGCCCTGCGCAGCCTGGCGGCCGCGGTGGCGAAGGCCGAAGGCGCGGAGCGCGTCGAGCTGCTGCTCGCGGACAGCACCGTGGAACTGATGAGCGCGACCGATCCGCGCGTGCGCGCCACGCTGAGCGACGCGTTTACCGTGGAAGTGGATCGCCGCGAGGCCATGTTCGCCAGCTGGTACGAGCTGTTCCCGCGCTCGATGACGGACGACAAGGCAAAGCACGGCACCTTCCGCAACACCATCGCCCGTTTGCCCGCGGTGCGCGACATGGGTTTCGACGTGCTGTATTTCCCGCCGATCCATCCCATCGGCACGTCGTTCCGCAAGGGCCCCAACAACACGCTGACGCCGGGCCCCGGTGATCCGGGTAGTCCGTACGCCATCGGCTCCCCCGACGGTGGCCACGACGCGATCCACCCGCAGCTTGGCACGCTGGAGGACTTCCGCGCGCTGCGCGATGCCGCGCATGAGCATGGCCTGGAGCTCGCGCTCGACTTCGCCATCCAGTGCTCGCAGGACCATCCGTGGCTGAAAGAGCATCCGGAATGGTTCGACTGGCGCCCGGACGGCAGCATCAAGTACGCCGAAAACCCGCCGAAGAAATACCAGGACATCGTCAACGTCGACTTCTATGCCGACGGTGCCATTCCTTCGCTGTGGACGGCGCTGTGCGACGTGGTGCTGTTCTGGGCGGGGGAGGGCGTGCGCACCTTCCGCGTCGATAACCCGCATACCAAGCCGTTTCCGTTCTGGGAGTGGATGATCGCGCGGGTCCGTGGCAAGTACCCGGACGCGTTGTTCCTCTCCGAGGCCTTTACTCGGCCCAAGCCGATGTACCGGCTGGCCAAGGTGGGCTTCAGCCAGTCGTACACGTATTTCACCTGGCGTAACTCGAAGCAGGAGTTCATCGACTACCTGACCGAACTGACCACGACAGCGCCGAAGGATTTCTTCCGGCCCAACTTCTTCGTCAACACGCCGGATATCGATCCCTACTTCCTGCAGACCTCCGGCCGCCCCGGCTTCCTGATCCGTGCCGCGCTGGCCACCACGCTGTCGGGCCTGTGGGGCATGTATTCCGGCTTCGAGATATGCGAAGCCGCGCCGATGCCGGGCAAGGAGGAGTACCTGGATTCGGAGAAGTACGAGATTCGCGTCCGCGACTTCAACGCGCCGGGCAACATCGTTGCCGAGATCACCGCGCTCAACCACATCCGCCGTGCCCATCCGGCGCTGCAGTCGCATCTCGGCGTGCGCTTCCTCCCCGCGAACAACGACCAGGTGCTGTTCTTCGAAAAGCGCTCGGGCGACGACGTGGTCCTGGTGGCCATCAGCATGGATCCGCACAACGCCCAGGCAGCCGACCTCACGCTGCCGCTGGGTGACTGGGGCTACGGCCCTGGCGACACCCTCGATATCCACGACCTTCTCCTCACCCAACCCATCGCCTGGCGCGGTCCGGATCAGCATGTGTGGCTTGGCCTCGGCCAGCCCTATGCGATCTGGCATGTGCGGCTACCCGGAGTCTGA